A DNA window from uncultured Methanoregula sp. contains the following coding sequences:
- a CDS encoding PAS domain S-box protein produces the protein MNPIPTLEDELQFLKISVERSSDEVFWLDFEGNILYANDAASRITGFSRQELCAMKIFELDPEMPPGAWEASVADLREKKTQFITSRHRCKDGTIIDVDILAIYVNHGDREFSFAYVREITERKRVEALLRETDRKYRLLADHVHDVIWTTGRDMRFTYISPSVTALRGLTPEEAMAETFREALTPESYRVLMESREQGLAAWKKGGSVPRNIVLELEFRRKDGTTVWTDVAITPVFDPGRVPVGAVGIIRDISQRRQMEQSLRENQEKLRTVLDNLPDLVLVHRNGIIQYVNPSMIDNMGITPENVLNTSILDYIPPRYHARIASAVRERTENGRHEPYEIEIESPVKGHRVVLIRGSNIEFDGSPAVLTVLTDVTDQKRAEEALRESEEKFRSYVENANDIVFSLTPEGITSYVSPNWTEVLGHDTAEIIGKPVRHIHPDDLPRVQEFIRQTVANKKKAGGIEYRIQHKDGTWQWHTQNISPVYDAGGRVVAIHGICHDITERKKAEEALRESEEKFRSYVENAHDIIYTLTYEGIFTYVSPRWTELLGHDAREVVGKSFSVFIHPDDHQVCREFIRQVLSTGEKKGGIEYRILHKDGTWRWHTTTASPLRDDAGTITSYLGICRDITDRKRAEEALRKSGQQLADAMDIASLVNWEYDAATNLFTFNDRFYALYGTTAKREGGLQMSPDIYAREFIHPDDRHLMFMELENLLKTTDSRYLAHLEHRIIRRDGEVRQISVHVRVTLDAEGRLVRTHGANQDITERKQAEKALGRANRQLTLLNGITRHDILNKVSIILGFLAVAEKKESDPEICRYLEKIESATAAIQSQIEFTRMYENLGTHEPQWIDLDTVMPRQHIPPPITLNSDVKGVQVFSDPMLEKVFFNLLDNSIRHGQMVSEIRISARLSDGNLVVVWEDNGVGIAADEKERVFERGYGRNTGLGMFLVREILTLTGITISETGEPGRGARFEILVPKGMFRVHGA, from the coding sequence ATGAATCCCATCCCCACTCTCGAAGACGAGTTACAGTTCCTCAAAATATCCGTTGAGCGATCATCCGATGAGGTCTTCTGGCTTGATTTTGAGGGAAACATACTCTATGCCAATGACGCGGCCAGCCGGATTACCGGTTTTTCCCGGCAGGAACTCTGCGCCATGAAGATATTTGAGCTGGATCCGGAGATGCCCCCGGGCGCATGGGAAGCCTCGGTTGCCGATCTGCGGGAGAAGAAGACCCAGTTCATCACATCCCGGCACCGGTGCAAAGACGGTACGATTATCGATGTCGATATCCTTGCAATCTATGTCAATCATGGCGACCGGGAGTTCAGTTTTGCCTATGTACGGGAGATAACGGAGCGCAAACGGGTCGAAGCCCTGCTCCGGGAGACCGATCGGAAATATCGCCTGCTTGCGGATCATGTCCATGATGTCATCTGGACTACAGGCCGGGATATGCGTTTCACCTACATCTCTCCATCTGTCACGGCACTCCGGGGTCTGACTCCCGAAGAGGCCATGGCAGAGACCTTCCGGGAGGCGCTGACCCCGGAATCCTACCGGGTATTGATGGAGAGCCGCGAACAGGGTCTGGCGGCGTGGAAAAAAGGCGGATCCGTTCCCCGCAACATTGTCCTGGAACTGGAATTCCGGCGGAAGGATGGAACAACGGTATGGACAGACGTGGCAATCACTCCCGTCTTTGACCCGGGCAGGGTGCCTGTCGGGGCTGTCGGCATTATCCGGGATATCTCCCAGAGACGGCAGATGGAGCAATCCCTGCGGGAGAACCAGGAAAAACTCCGCACGGTCCTGGATAACCTGCCGGATCTCGTTCTTGTCCACCGCAACGGGATCATCCAGTATGTCAATCCCTCCATGATCGACAACATGGGAATAACTCCGGAAAATGTCCTGAACACATCGATCCTGGATTACATTCCCCCCAGGTACCATGCCCGCATAGCATCTGCCGTCCGCGAGCGGACCGAGAACGGCCGGCATGAACCGTACGAGATCGAGATCGAATCCCCCGTGAAAGGCCACCGGGTGGTCCTCATCCGGGGTTCGAATATTGAGTTCGATGGATCCCCTGCAGTCTTAACGGTGCTGACCGATGTCACCGATCAGAAACGGGCAGAAGAAGCGCTCCGGGAGAGCGAGGAGAAGTTCCGGTCGTACGTGGAGAATGCCAATGACATTGTATTCTCCCTGACCCCCGAGGGGATTACCTCATATGTCTCCCCGAACTGGACCGAAGTGCTAGGGCACGATACTGCTGAAATTATCGGAAAACCGGTACGGCACATTCATCCCGACGATTTACCCCGGGTCCAGGAGTTCATCCGGCAGACTGTCGCGAATAAGAAAAAGGCGGGCGGGATCGAATACCGGATACAGCATAAGGACGGTACCTGGCAATGGCATACCCAGAACATCTCACCGGTCTATGATGCCGGCGGCAGGGTTGTTGCAATTCACGGCATCTGTCATGATATCACCGAACGTAAAAAAGCGGAAGAAGCGCTCCGGGAGAGCGAGGAGAAATTCCGGTCGTACGTGGAGAATGCCCATGATATCATTTATACCCTGACGTATGAGGGTATCTTTACCTATGTCTCTCCGCGGTGGACTGAACTGCTCGGACATGATGCCCGCGAAGTTGTTGGCAAGTCGTTCAGTGTGTTTATCCATCCCGACGATCATCAGGTCTGTCGAGAATTTATCCGGCAGGTTCTCTCGACCGGTGAAAAGAAGGGCGGGATTGAGTACCGGATTCTGCACAAAGACGGGACCTGGCGATGGCATACCACCACGGCTTCGCCCTTAAGAGACGATGCAGGAACTATAACCTCGTACCTTGGGATCTGCCGGGATATCACGGACCGCAAGAGAGCCGAAGAAGCCCTCCGGAAAAGCGGGCAGCAGCTGGCCGATGCAATGGATATCGCCTCCCTGGTGAACTGGGAGTACGATGCCGCCACCAATCTCTTCACGTTCAATGACCGGTTTTATGCGCTCTATGGCACGACTGCAAAGCGTGAAGGCGGCCTTCAGATGTCTCCGGACATCTATGCCCGGGAGTTCATCCACCCGGACGACCGGCATCTCATGTTTATGGAACTTGAGAACCTCCTGAAGACAACCGATTCCAGGTACCTGGCCCATCTTGAACACCGCATCATCCGGAGGGACGGGGAAGTCCGGCAGATCAGCGTGCATGTCCGGGTCACCCTGGATGCGGAAGGCAGGCTGGTCCGGACCCATGGGGCGAACCAGGATATCACCGAGCGGAAACAGGCCGAGAAGGCTCTTGGCCGCGCAAACCGCCAGCTCACCCTGCTCAACGGCATCACCCGGCATGATATCCTCAACAAAGTCTCGATCATCCTCGGGTTCCTTGCTGTTGCAGAGAAAAAAGAGAGCGATCCGGAAATTTGCAGGTACCTTGAAAAGATAGAGTCCGCAACTGCCGCAATCCAGTCGCAGATCGAATTCACCCGGATGTACGAGAATCTCGGCACCCACGAGCCGCAGTGGATCGATCTGGATACTGTCATGCCCCGCCAGCATATCCCCCCTCCGATCACCCTGAATTCCGATGTGAAAGGCGTCCAGGTATTTTCCGACCCGATGCTGGAAAAGGTGTTCTTCAACCTTCTTGACAACTCGATCCGGCACGGTCAGATGGTGTCTGAAATCCGAATCTCGGCCCGCCTTTCGGACGGGAACCTTGTGGTGGTGTGGGAGGACAATGGTGTCGGCATTGCAGCAGACGAGAAGGAGCGGGTCTTCGAACGGGGGTATGGGAGGAACACCGGCCTTGGTATGTTCCTGGTCCGGGAGATACTTACCCTGACGGGTATCACGATATCGGAGACCGGGGAGCCGGGCCGGGGTGCCCGGTTCGAGATCCTGGTTCCGAAGGGAATGTTCCGGGTTCATGGTGCATAA
- a CDS encoding cache domain-containing protein has translation MRCSVPASLLSLLIIACLIAAGCTGSTGPAPATPASPAPPVPARGTAVSLKEIVPYVDAAALYARQVGKERAIAEFNNPESVFNQGGAYICSEGLDGTALAEPFEQGIVGTKILNLTDPYGIPVVENLIYTARDGKGLVSYHYRNPLHNFTLESKVSYVVNIDGTYYIAAGYYENLGTVFPAAGMAPRQQDLTADDLVAFVTGARDYARKYGREQALAAFNNRSGPFAREELYIIAYDSRERNLAHPNSPMIRNLSLKHYTDQDSVATIAELGDTARRGGGFAHTTQQIPVNGSLVFAPKLQYVLPVDDTWWVSAAILNPDYTQLRTGNLTGVRIRNQTQEDLYSLVNRAVRYAQENGNDKALAEIGKPDGMFARGDLFVWAEGFNGTILADPYLKDVVGTNCMDYTDAYGEKTTLAAISAIQNGTGYAHGMFANTATGSNRPVPKLMYMKAVDDTWWIGGGIYGVEVR, from the coding sequence ATGCGCTGCTCTGTTCCCGCAAGCCTGCTCTCTCTTCTGATCATTGCCTGCCTCATCGCTGCCGGCTGCACCGGATCGACCGGGCCCGCACCGGCAACCCCGGCATCTCCCGCTCCGCCGGTTCCCGCCCGGGGAACTGCCGTCTCTCTCAAGGAGATCGTCCCGTACGTGGATGCTGCCGCACTCTATGCCCGCCAGGTGGGAAAAGAGCGGGCCATAGCCGAGTTCAACAATCCGGAGAGCGTCTTCAACCAGGGGGGAGCCTACATCTGTTCCGAAGGTCTCGACGGAACGGCCCTGGCCGAACCCTTCGAGCAGGGAATCGTGGGGACAAAAATTTTGAACCTGACCGACCCGTATGGCATACCGGTTGTAGAGAACCTGATCTATACTGCCCGTGACGGGAAGGGACTGGTCAGTTATCATTACCGGAACCCGTTGCATAACTTCACCCTTGAGTCCAAGGTCTCGTATGTGGTGAATATCGACGGGACCTACTACATTGCTGCAGGGTATTACGAGAACCTTGGCACGGTATTTCCCGCAGCAGGCATGGCCCCCCGGCAGCAGGATCTGACGGCAGATGATCTTGTTGCATTTGTCACCGGGGCCCGGGACTATGCCCGGAAATACGGCAGGGAGCAGGCACTCGCGGCATTCAACAACAGATCCGGGCCCTTTGCCCGGGAGGAACTGTACATCATTGCCTATGATTCCCGTGAGCGAAACCTTGCGCATCCCAATTCCCCGATGATCCGGAACCTCTCCCTGAAACATTACACCGACCAGGACTCGGTTGCAACCATTGCGGAGCTGGGGGATACCGCCCGGCGCGGGGGTGGGTTTGCCCACACAACCCAGCAGATCCCGGTAAACGGGAGCCTCGTCTTTGCACCCAAACTCCAGTATGTGCTGCCGGTTGACGACACCTGGTGGGTCTCTGCGGCAATCCTCAACCCGGATTACACGCAGCTCCGGACAGGAAACCTCACCGGAGTCCGGATACGGAACCAGACGCAGGAAGATCTCTACAGCCTTGTCAACCGGGCGGTCCGGTATGCGCAGGAGAACGGGAACGACAAGGCCCTTGCCGAGATCGGGAAGCCTGACGGCATGTTCGCAAGGGGCGATCTCTTTGTCTGGGCCGAGGGCTTCAACGGCACCATCCTCGCAGATCCGTACCTGAAGGACGTTGTCGGGACGAACTGCATGGATTACACCGATGCCTATGGCGAGAAGACAACCCTGGCAGCCATTTCCGCAATCCAAAACGGCACCGGGTATGCCCATGGCATGTTTGCCAATACCGCAACCGGATCGAACCGACCGGTGCCGAAACTTATGTACATGAAAGCGGTTGACGATACCTGGTGGATAGGAGGCGGGATTTATGGCGTGGAGGTGCGATGA
- a CDS encoding C13 family peptidase produces the protein MITINRKTLALIALIVVIILAGAWAGYTIIHKSTPVRIGVLLPITGDVEFKAPLDWARDTINSQGGISGRDVELVYKDTGSGNISELAQELLADDSIHIVIGPDKSDDLYALAPAFIAKKKVLITPSATSGDILRAFGKSGYVWRTVQGDAAQVKVILTILKGKGTTKVALLADNSTYGQTFYDWTGFFATEYGIDVPFIRQFEEGSPMLDADVADALRTNPDYLVAVAYPQDAARIKRAVDRSGSRTKLFFSDSAATPALISSLGAAAEGLEGTNPTADPATGFTEAYGKKFKHSPADYAAPSYDALLIAAFAEARQESAPFESLADSVRQVVYGEGTVTGWDARGVRTALEQIRSGPMPWITGASGGLEYDESLGVDPIASYYSYWQVNNGTFRTLAVLDTKNSTAPEKTGGESAGQSRASPGLMSSSQAQAGSYSSPDKKTGFWAVIVGPSRGWNNYRHQADALAFYTLLRQNGVDDDHIILMIYDDVPTIPENPLRGDIHNVPKGPNLRSGAQPDYTGTDVNAATFRNVMTGTRTESTPVVLESNASTDVFVYIASHGVPGNLVFGTGNSVMTSENFTSLTNSMETNHRYRQMVFIVDTCFGESVATNVTAPGIFYLTGAAKSEPSLGAVYDADIRQWLSDEFTAGVMSTLREDRNVTFRELYPAAYKKVTGSHVRMISTGNFNLDTPVMEYLTS, from the coding sequence GTGATAACCATCAACAGAAAAACTCTCGCCCTCATTGCACTCATCGTCGTCATCATCCTCGCTGGAGCTTGGGCCGGGTATACGATTATCCACAAAAGCACCCCGGTCCGCATCGGGGTCCTCCTCCCGATAACCGGTGATGTTGAATTCAAAGCGCCGCTCGACTGGGCCAGGGACACCATCAACAGCCAGGGCGGAATCTCGGGGAGAGATGTTGAACTTGTGTACAAGGACACGGGTTCCGGCAATATTTCAGAGCTGGCACAGGAACTCCTTGCCGATGATTCCATCCATATTGTGATTGGGCCGGACAAAAGTGATGACCTGTACGCGCTCGCTCCCGCGTTCATTGCAAAAAAGAAAGTTCTCATCACCCCGTCCGCAACATCCGGCGATATCCTGCGGGCGTTTGGAAAGAGCGGGTACGTCTGGCGGACCGTCCAGGGCGACGCAGCCCAGGTCAAGGTAATCCTTACGATCCTTAAGGGGAAGGGCACGACAAAAGTTGCACTCCTCGCGGACAACAGCACCTACGGACAGACATTCTACGACTGGACCGGGTTCTTTGCAACCGAATATGGTATCGATGTCCCCTTCATCCGCCAGTTCGAAGAGGGATCGCCAATGCTTGATGCCGATGTTGCAGATGCTCTCAGGACGAATCCGGATTATCTTGTAGCAGTTGCGTATCCGCAGGACGCTGCCAGGATCAAGCGGGCGGTGGACCGGTCCGGCAGCAGGACAAAACTCTTCTTCTCCGATTCTGCAGCAACGCCGGCCCTTATCAGCTCGCTCGGGGCTGCTGCTGAAGGGCTCGAAGGTACCAACCCGACGGCCGATCCGGCAACCGGTTTTACTGAGGCGTACGGGAAGAAATTTAAGCATTCCCCGGCAGATTACGCGGCGCCTTCCTATGATGCCCTCCTGATCGCTGCGTTCGCCGAGGCCCGCCAGGAGAGCGCGCCCTTCGAGTCGCTTGCGGACTCGGTCCGGCAGGTCGTGTATGGCGAGGGAACGGTCACCGGCTGGGATGCCCGGGGAGTGCGGACAGCGCTTGAGCAGATCCGATCCGGGCCCATGCCCTGGATCACCGGTGCAAGCGGCGGCCTTGAGTACGATGAATCGCTCGGGGTGGACCCGATCGCTTCGTATTACTCATACTGGCAGGTGAACAACGGCACGTTCCGGACCCTTGCGGTTCTCGACACAAAGAACAGCACTGCTCCGGAAAAAACCGGCGGGGAATCGGCAGGACAGTCCCGTGCCTCGCCCGGGCTCATGTCCTCTTCGCAAGCCCAGGCCGGATCCTACAGCAGTCCCGACAAAAAGACCGGTTTTTGGGCAGTGATCGTTGGTCCCTCGCGGGGATGGAACAATTACCGGCACCAGGCCGATGCCCTGGCCTTCTATACCCTGCTCCGCCAGAACGGGGTTGACGATGATCACATCATCCTCATGATCTATGACGATGTTCCCACGATTCCGGAAAATCCCCTCAGGGGCGATATCCACAATGTTCCCAAAGGGCCGAATCTCCGGTCAGGAGCGCAGCCGGATTATACCGGAACAGATGTGAATGCAGCCACGTTCAGAAATGTCATGACCGGCACAAGGACGGAATCCACACCGGTTGTCCTTGAGAGCAATGCCAGCACCGATGTCTTTGTGTACATTGCAAGCCACGGGGTGCCGGGGAACCTCGTGTTCGGAACCGGGAATTCAGTAATGACTTCGGAAAACTTTACTTCGCTTACGAATTCGATGGAGACAAACCACCGGTACCGACAGATGGTCTTCATCGTGGATACCTGCTTTGGGGAGAGCGTGGCAACCAATGTTACCGCCCCGGGCATCTTCTATCTGACCGGGGCAGCCAAAAGCGAGCCATCGCTCGGTGCGGTCTACGATGCGGACATCCGGCAGTGGCTCTCGGACGAGTTCACCGCAGGCGTTATGAGCACGCTCCGGGAAGACCGCAATGTCACGTTCCGGGAACTCTATCCTGCTGCGTACAAAAAAGTGACCGGCTCGCATGTCCGCATGATCAGCACGGGAAATTTCAACCTTGATACTCCGGTCATGGAATACCTGACATCCTGA
- a CDS encoding V4R domain-containing protein, whose product MTDSGRKYRFSWALLGDLVSGRPSLGPTTRLDVYRLMQYTMRDILEQEFGTDKADEIFYKAGLLAGKEFYKNLLGTPADLNEFVQKLQKILVEMNIGILRIEKADPVKGSFVMTVSEDLDCSGLPETGFGICTYDEGFIAGLMESFTGVPFDVKEIDCWCTGDRTCRFAAERRAR is encoded by the coding sequence ATGACCGACAGTGGCAGAAAGTACCGCTTTTCATGGGCTCTCCTCGGGGACCTTGTATCAGGCAGGCCAAGCCTCGGTCCCACAACCCGTCTTGATGTATACCGCCTTATGCAGTATACCATGCGGGATATCCTTGAACAGGAGTTCGGGACCGATAAAGCAGACGAGATTTTTTACAAGGCCGGGCTGCTTGCCGGAAAGGAGTTTTACAAAAATCTTCTGGGAACTCCTGCGGACCTCAACGAGTTTGTCCAGAAACTCCAGAAGATCCTCGTTGAAATGAATATCGGCATACTCCGGATCGAGAAGGCGGACCCGGTTAAGGGCTCCTTTGTCATGACCGTTTCGGAGGATCTGGACTGCTCCGGCCTGCCGGAGACGGGTTTTGGCATCTGCACCTATGACGAGGGGTTCATTGCAGGGCTTATGGAATCGTTCACCGGTGTTCCTTTCGATGTTAAGGAGATCGACTGCTGGTGCACCGGCGACCGTACCTGCAGGTTTGCAGCCGAGCGGAGAGCCCGGTAG
- a CDS encoding PAS domain S-box protein: protein MADGNRREPAPAPESSAGLKEALSSIEKTFRTGTVPEDLVALPDEETQKKLISLLADIAATQQFSQALARGDLSQDLDVKGRSAGCLKALQANLRHLTWQAGQIAKGDLSQRVHYMGEFSDSFNTMVERLSEEKTYRVQREEAIRKNESHLRTLLQTLPDLIWLKDPRGVYLSCNSTFERFFGAKESDIIGKTDYDFVEKDQADFFRERDRVAMEAKKPVSNEEWITFADDGHRALLETVKTPMYAAGGDLIGVLGIGHEITGRKKIEDDLRQSEERFRTMSETSLTGVYIFVDGVVKYVNPMFARIYGYTPEEMIGMNPLSLVHPDDRALVSDRMKGRLDRREEISVYECRMVTKDNRTIFVSIMGVLIPYEGRLAISGNLLDITDRKRAEEVLRESEERYRTLFDESPISLREEDYSDIQYWFDTRRDAGVSDFRNYFEMHPEDVRSCALMVNVTRINRATMTLLGARSLREFSEGLSSVFAPESYDQFQEELIALSQGKTGFECEIPVQTLQGEKKIALMKMIVVPGFEQSLAKVVISLIDITDRKKMENALLQANKKITMLSSITRHDIRNQLMTLQGYLALSQMKIADPELLRFIGKGVQAADAIGSQIEFSKYYENIGVSAPEWQDISRLVQSARSQLPSLDMIEFVNDLPPVKVYADGLIEKVFYNLLENTLRHGEKVSRIRVSLYETNRGAEIVYEDDGVGISPEDKQHLFQKGFGKNTGLGLFLSREILAITGLTIQETGEPGKGVRFVITVPKEAYRISGRE, encoded by the coding sequence ATGGCAGACGGAAACCGCAGGGAGCCGGCTCCGGCCCCTGAATCGTCCGCTGGTCTGAAGGAGGCGCTTTCCTCCATCGAGAAAACCTTCCGGACCGGGACCGTGCCGGAAGATCTGGTTGCACTTCCCGATGAAGAGACCCAGAAAAAACTGATATCGCTGCTTGCCGACATTGCAGCAACCCAGCAGTTTTCCCAGGCTCTTGCCAGGGGCGATCTCTCGCAGGACCTCGATGTTAAAGGGCGCTCAGCCGGGTGCCTCAAGGCCCTCCAGGCCAATCTCCGGCACCTGACCTGGCAGGCCGGACAGATCGCAAAGGGCGATCTTTCCCAGCGGGTCCATTACATGGGCGAGTTCTCGGACTCGTTCAATACCATGGTTGAGCGCCTGTCCGAGGAGAAGACTTACCGGGTGCAGCGGGAAGAGGCGATCAGAAAGAACGAAAGCCACCTGCGCACCCTGCTCCAGACCCTCCCCGATCTCATCTGGCTCAAGGATCCCCGCGGGGTATACCTTTCCTGCAATTCAACGTTCGAGCGGTTCTTCGGTGCGAAGGAATCCGATATTATCGGGAAAACGGATTATGACTTTGTGGAAAAAGACCAGGCCGACTTCTTCCGCGAACGCGATCGGGTAGCCATGGAGGCGAAGAAGCCGGTCAGCAACGAGGAATGGATCACCTTTGCCGATGACGGACACCGGGCCCTCCTGGAAACGGTCAAGACGCCGATGTATGCTGCCGGGGGAGACCTCATCGGCGTGCTCGGCATCGGGCACGAGATTACCGGACGCAAGAAGATTGAGGATGACCTGCGCCAGAGCGAAGAGCGGTTCCGTACCATGAGCGAGACCTCGCTCACCGGTGTCTACATTTTCGTTGACGGGGTTGTGAAATATGTCAATCCCATGTTTGCACGGATCTACGGCTATACGCCCGAAGAGATGATCGGCATGAATCCCCTCTCTCTTGTTCATCCCGATGACCGGGCCCTCGTCTCTGACCGGATGAAGGGCCGTCTTGATCGCCGGGAAGAGATCAGTGTATATGAATGCCGGATGGTGACAAAGGACAACAGGACCATCTTTGTCAGCATCATGGGGGTGCTCATTCCCTACGAGGGCCGGCTGGCAATTTCCGGTAACCTGCTGGACATCACGGACCGGAAACGTGCAGAGGAAGTGCTGCGGGAGAGCGAGGAACGGTACCGCACCCTTTTCGACGAATCCCCGATCTCGCTCCGGGAAGAAGACTATTCCGACATACAGTACTGGTTCGATACCAGAAGAGACGCAGGGGTCAGCGATTTCCGTAATTATTTTGAGATGCACCCGGAGGATGTCAGGTCCTGTGCCCTCATGGTGAATGTGACGCGGATCAACCGGGCTACCATGACCCTGCTCGGGGCCCGTTCCCTCCGGGAATTTTCCGAGGGTCTCTCATCGGTCTTCGCTCCTGAATCATACGATCAGTTCCAGGAAGAACTCATTGCCCTGAGCCAGGGAAAGACCGGGTTCGAATGCGAGATTCCTGTCCAGACGCTCCAGGGTGAGAAGAAGATTGCGCTCATGAAAATGATAGTCGTGCCAGGCTTCGAACAGAGCCTCGCGAAGGTTGTCATATCCCTCATCGATATTACCGACCGCAAGAAGATGGAGAACGCGCTCCTCCAGGCGAACAAGAAGATCACCATGCTCTCTTCCATCACGCGCCATGATATCCGGAACCAGCTCATGACCCTGCAGGGGTACCTTGCGCTCTCCCAGATGAAGATCGCGGACCCGGAGCTCCTCCGGTTTATCGGCAAAGGGGTGCAGGCAGCTGACGCGATCGGCAGCCAGATCGAGTTTTCGAAATATTACGAGAACATCGGAGTCAGTGCTCCCGAGTGGCAGGATATTTCCCGGCTTGTCCAGTCCGCCCGGTCCCAGCTGCCTTCCCTTGATATGATCGAATTTGTCAACGACCTTCCCCCGGTAAAAGTGTATGCCGACGGGCTGATCGAGAAAGTATTTTACAATCTTTTAGAGAACACACTCCGCCATGGCGAGAAGGTCAGCCGGATCCGCGTCTCTCTTTATGAAACAAACCGGGGTGCGGAGATAGTGTACGAGGATGACGGGGTCGGGATCTCTCCTGAGGACAAGCAGCATCTCTTCCAGAAAGGGTTTGGCAAAAATACCGGCCTCGGACTCTTTCTCTCCCGGGAGATCCTGGCGATCACGGGCCTGACGATCCAGGAGACCGGTGAACCCGGGAAAGGGGTGCGGTTCGTGATTACAGTCCCAAAGGAGGCGTACCGGATTTCCGGCAGGGAGTAG
- a CDS encoding ATP-binding protein: protein MMTLNDIENSDKTKFRLIGKSVLSYRFIVPHDANLFVGDIVKIQDARKKYTFFAKVIDLFHESNFADQNWDTRPFSEQFYGLGEDVFLGIEAVPLGFIDDTGKFRKPRTVPIKFSEVTIPKSEDFAFLTKVMGDIEVGVMRTGQEDLKDVPVKIHSKVLPQHMGVFATTGMGKSNFMKTFCASCMKMQQFGLLIVDPHGEYVSGKRSSTGNPTKGLVHYTNGKEGLAIFTIRGETDRKKYAMNHLWLDYNDFKISDLSTLYDLSGPQHDIVEAFSHTDGKDIIEFFLNIDPEIFPVKDPVAAQVAEGSLAWKIRNSYSGPIRVLKGHIENLVNINKPFFRSQGSSVNEIINNLHANRVVLIDIPNMGERSELFVLSVITRMIMQKHRTEAQGFGIDERQESSPQVLIAIEEAQRVLASGGSSTQIFRECAMEGRKFGVGLCVVTQQPKNIDQKVLAQINTFVVMGLGDRGDRDIIMGSAKQDLSKMEIEIQTLDQGEAILSTIGIPFPVSTRIHYYEDYIAGLNKEPKKNIRDGLETKF from the coding sequence ATGATGACTTTAAACGATATTGAAAATTCAGACAAGACAAAATTCCGATTGATCGGGAAGAGCGTGCTGTCATATCGGTTTATTGTACCTCACGATGCGAACCTGTTTGTTGGGGATATTGTTAAAATTCAGGATGCAAGAAAAAAGTATACTTTTTTTGCAAAGGTAATCGATCTATTCCATGAGAGTAATTTCGCCGATCAAAACTGGGATACCCGTCCATTCAGCGAACAGTTCTATGGTCTTGGTGAAGATGTTTTTCTCGGAATTGAAGCGGTCCCTCTCGGTTTTATCGATGATACAGGAAAATTCCGGAAACCCCGTACAGTCCCAATAAAATTTTCCGAAGTCACGATTCCGAAATCAGAAGATTTTGCATTTCTCACTAAAGTTATGGGGGATATCGAAGTAGGGGTAATGCGGACGGGGCAGGAGGACTTGAAGGATGTTCCCGTCAAAATTCACAGCAAAGTACTTCCCCAACACATGGGAGTATTTGCCACAACCGGTATGGGTAAGTCCAACTTCATGAAAACGTTCTGTGCTTCCTGTATGAAAATGCAGCAATTTGGTCTCCTCATTGTAGACCCTCACGGTGAATACGTTAGCGGTAAGAGATCTTCCACAGGCAATCCTACAAAAGGTCTTGTCCATTACACGAACGGTAAAGAAGGTCTTGCCATATTCACCATCCGCGGAGAAACAGACCGGAAAAAATATGCCATGAATCATCTCTGGCTGGATTACAATGACTTTAAAATCAGTGACCTCTCCACCCTCTATGATTTGTCTGGACCTCAACACGACATTGTTGAAGCATTTTCCCATACAGATGGAAAAGATATCATTGAGTTTTTTCTGAATATTGATCCCGAGATATTTCCAGTAAAAGATCCAGTTGCGGCACAAGTAGCTGAAGGGAGTCTCGCATGGAAAATTCGTAACTCTTATTCAGGACCGATTAGAGTCCTCAAGGGGCACATCGAGAACCTGGTCAATATAAACAAGCCATTTTTCCGCTCACAGGGCTCATCGGTGAATGAGATTATTAACAACCTTCACGCCAACCGGGTAGTCCTTATTGATATCCCTAATATGGGGGAACGTAGTGAACTCTTTGTCCTATCAGTTATCACCCGGATGATTATGCAGAAACACCGGACCGAGGCTCAGGGGTTTGGCATTGATGAGAGACAAGAATCCAGCCCCCAAGTATTAATTGCAATCGAGGAAGCTCAGCGTGTCCTTGCGAGCGGGGGTTCGTCCACCCAGATCTTCCGCGAATGTGCAATGGAGGGCCGTAAGTTTGGCGTCGGACTCTGTGTTGTCACGCAGCAGCCAAAGAATATTGATCAGAAGGTGCTCGCCCAGATCAACACGTTTGTCGTGATGGGGCTTGGCGACCGGGGAGACCGCGACATCATCATGGGGAGTGCCAAACAGGATCTGAGTAAAATGGAGATCGAGATCCAGACCCTTGACCAGGGCGAAGCCATCCTCTCGACCATCGGGATCCCGTTCCCTGTCAGCACCCGCATACACTACTACGAGGACTATATCGCGGGACTCAACAAAGAGCCCAAAAAGAATATCCGGGACGGGCTCGAGACCAAGTTCTGA